AGCAGCGCATGGCGCGCGGCTATGACATCACCACGCAGGGCTATCTGCCTTTTTATCGTCATATCGGCATGTCGCTGAGTTGGGAGCGCTATCTCGGCAACGGCGTTGATCTGTTTAATAACGGCAGCCGCTATGATAATCCCTCGGCGCTGAAGTTTGGTCTGAACTATACGCCGGTGCCGCTGGTTACCCTTTCCGCCAGTCACAAAGAGGGCAGCGGCGGACAGTCGCAGGATCAGCTCGGCCTGAAGCTTAACTATCGTTTCGGCGTGGCGCTGGAACAGCAGCTCTCGGCCAGCAACGTCGCCAAAGTGCGATCGTTGCGCGGCAGCCGCTATGATAACGTGGAGCGCAGTGATACGCCGGTGCTGGAGTTTCGCCAGCGTAAAAACCTGTCGGTGTTTCTTGCTACGCCGCCGTGGCAGCTGAATCCGGGCGAAACCCTGCCGCTGAAGCTGCAGGTGCGCGCCAGTAATGCGGTGAAGCAGGTGAGTTGGCAGGGCGACACGCAGGCGCTGAGCCTGACGCCGCCGGCCAATAACAGTGATGTGCAGGGCTGGAGTATTATTATGCCGCAGTGGGACAGCACGCCCGGTGCCAGCAATGAGTATCGCCTGTCGGTGACGGTGGAAGATGCGCAACAGCAGCGCGTCACCTCGAACTGGATTACCTTAAAGCTGGCCCCGCCGATGACGCTCCAGCAGACCGACAATTTCGATCTGCTGGCACCTGCATCAATGCACCTTTAATCCCGCCGCGGTCATCATCAGCCGGAACAGCGAGGCGACCACAAACAGGGCGAGCACGCTGCCCACCCAGATCGCCACCAGCCAGAACAGCCGCTTCGCCAGCGGCTGTTTTTTTACGCCCGCTTTTAAGGGTTGGATGCGCATCGTCGCTCTCCTCAGTGATAGCCGTGGTCAGGATTAATTTTGCCGCGGAACACGTAGTAGCTCCAGAAGGTGTAAACCAGAATCAGCGGAATGATCAGCAGCGCACCGACCAGCATAAAGCCCTGGCTTTGCGGCGGCGATGAGGCGGCGCGGAAGCTGATGTCCGGCGGAATCAGGTTTGGCCAGATGCTGATGCCAAGGCCGCTGAAGCCGAGAAATACCAGCGCCAGCGTCAGGATAAATGGCGTGTAATGCAGCGTTTCATTCCACGCGCTGCGCCACAGCGCCAGCGAAACCAGCACCACCAGCACCGGCACCGGCAGGAAGAACCACAGGTTCGGCTGGGTAAACCAGCGGTCGGAAATCGCCTGATGGCTCAGCGGCGTCCAGATACTGACGATGCCCATCACCACCAGCAGGGCGATCAGCAGCGGACGCGCCAGTTTGCGCATGGTTTGCAGCAGGTCGCCTTCGGTTTTGATGATCAGCCAGCTGCAGCCGAGCAGCGCATAGGCGATGGTCAGGCCCACGCCGCAAAACAGGCTGAACGGCGAAATCCAGTCAAACACCGAACCGGCCCAGACGCGGCCTTCCACCGGGATACCGTCGAGAAACGCCCCCAGCACAATGCCCTGAGAAAACGTCGCCAGCAGCGAGCCGCCGATAAACGAGAGATCCCAGAACGGCCGGTGTGACACCGTGGCCTTGAAGCGAAATTCAAAGGCGACGCCGCGGAAAATCAGGCCGATTAGCATCATGGTTAGCGGAATCGCCAGCGCATCAAGGATCACCGAATAGGCCAGCGGGAAGGCGCCAAACAGCCCGGCACCGCCCATCACCAGCCAGGTTTCGTTACCGTCCCAAACCGGCGCCACGGTGTTCATCATCACGTCACGATCGTGATCGTCGCGCACCATCGGATAGAGCAGGCCGATGCCAAGGTCAAAACCGTCCATCACCACGTACATCATGATGCTGAACACAATAATGATGAACCAGATAAGCGGAAGATCGATGCCCATCATTCGCTCCTTTTAAGCTGATCTTTGGAAGGGTGATCGAGCGCCTCATCGGCCGCCGACAGAGGACGTGCTGGCGTACGCGCCTGGCCAGGGCCGCCCGATGGCGGATGGTCGACGTAAGGCTGCGGACCCCGGCCAACCAGCTTGAGCAGGTAGACCGTGCCGACGCCAAATACCGAGCAGTAAACAATCAGGAAGGCGAGCAGGCTCAGCGACATATGCAGCGTGCCGTGATTGGAAACCGCGTCGCGGGTGCGCAGCAAACCGTAAACCACCCACGGCTGACGACCCACTTCGGTGGTGAACCAGCCGGCGAGAATGGCTAGCAGGCCGGAGGGGCCCATCAGCAGCACAAAGCGGTGGAACAGCCGCTGATCGTAAAGTTTACGGCGCAGGCGCAGCACCAGGCTCCAGACGCCCGCGGTGATCATCAGCAGGCCCAGCGCCACCATAATGCGGAACGACCAGAACACCACCGGTGAAAACGGCCGCTCATCTTTTGGAAAGCTGCTCAGCGCGGGAATTTGCTTGTCGAGACTGTGGGTCAAAATGATGCTGCCGAGGTAGGGCAACTCCACCGCATATTTGGTCTCTTCGGCCTGCATATCGGGCAGGCCAAACAGGATCAGCGGAGAGGGTTCGCCCGGCGTGTTATGCCAGTGGCCTTCGATAGCAGCGATCTTCGCGGGCTGATGCTCCAGCGTGTTCAGACCGTGCGCATCGCCAATACCCGCCTGAATCGGCGCGACGATCAGCGCCATCCACATCGCCATTGAGAACATACGCTTCACCGCCGGGGTCTTGTTGCCGTGCAGCAGATGCCACGCCGCGGAAGAGCCCACAAAAAAAGCAGCAGCCAGAAACGAGGCGGTTGCCATGTGCATCAGGCGATAAGGGAAAGAGGGATTGAACACCACCTTGAACCAGTCAACCGGGATCAGCTGATTGTTGACGATTTCATAGCCCTGCGGCGTGTGCATAAAGCTGTTGGAGGCGAGGATCCAGAAGGTCGACATCAGCGTGCCGAGCGCTACCATGCAGGTGGAGAAAAAATGCAGCCCCGGTCCCACGCGGTTCCAGCCAAACATCATTACGCCCAGAAAGCCCGCTTCAAGGAAGAAGGCGGTCAGCACTTCATAGGTTAATAGTGGACCGGTGATACTGCCGGCAAAAGCGGAGAAGCCGCTCCAGTTGGTACCAAACTGGTAGGCCATCACCAGCCCGGAGACCACGCCCATGCCGAAGTTAACGGCAAAAATCCTTAACCAGAAATGATAGAGATCGCGCCAGACGTCGTTACGGGTGCGCAACCAGCACGCCTCGACCACCATTAAAAAACTGGCGAGGCCGATGGTAATTGCCGGAAAGATAATGTGAAACGACACCGTAAACGCGAATTGGATGCGAGCCAGTTCAAACGCGTCTAATCCAAACATAGCTACCTCATGAAAACCTGTTGTTATCTGCCGTTATGCTGTGCTAACGGCTGCTCGATCAAGTGTAGTGGAGTTGCCTAAAGTGCCAGAAAAAAAGCATCGATAACAGATTCAATAATAAGACAATAAACTATAACAGTTGCGTGTGCGGTTGCCCCATGATCGTGCATGCTGGTCGAAAAGGGTGCATCAGCCGCCCTGTTATGGAAAGAAATCCCATCAGCGATCACAAAAGCAACAGATTATTCCGCCAGTGCATAATTTCTCTCTTTAATCTGCGGCAACATGGCCGCCTTCGGACCTTTATTCACTTTTTATGCATAAATTGTGCATATCGTTGTGATGTAACTCATTGATTTTTGGTTTGTCGCTATAAAATATGCATTTTAACGCTGGCTGGCACGCCCTGTGCAATTCAGAATGGCGCTGTGC
The sequence above is drawn from the Duffyella gerundensis genome and encodes:
- a CDS encoding DUF2474 domain-containing protein, with the translated sequence MRIQPLKAGVKKQPLAKRLFWLVAIWVGSVLALFVVASLFRLMMTAAGLKVH
- a CDS encoding cytochrome ubiquinol oxidase subunit I, producing the protein MFGLDAFELARIQFAFTVSFHIIFPAITIGLASFLMVVEACWLRTRNDVWRDLYHFWLRIFAVNFGMGVVSGLVMAYQFGTNWSGFSAFAGSITGPLLTYEVLTAFFLEAGFLGVMMFGWNRVGPGLHFFSTCMVALGTLMSTFWILASNSFMHTPQGYEIVNNQLIPVDWFKVVFNPSFPYRLMHMATASFLAAAFFVGSSAAWHLLHGNKTPAVKRMFSMAMWMALIVAPIQAGIGDAHGLNTLEHQPAKIAAIEGHWHNTPGEPSPLILFGLPDMQAEETKYAVELPYLGSIILTHSLDKQIPALSSFPKDERPFSPVVFWSFRIMVALGLLMITAGVWSLVLRLRRKLYDQRLFHRFVLLMGPSGLLAILAGWFTTEVGRQPWVVYGLLRTRDAVSNHGTLHMSLSLLAFLIVYCSVFGVGTVYLLKLVGRGPQPYVDHPPSGGPGQARTPARPLSAADEALDHPSKDQLKRSE
- a CDS encoding YchO/YchP family invasin, whose protein sequence is MLSRASLTALLFTLAPPDVHALQSETRVAPYPFDNPARFSESADRLPDLGSAASDSDFSTRLATIAKSIGEASQNASSDSSLGDQAGIWAFNHFRDEVASRVENEGRSMLSPYGNAEMSLQIDRLGNLSGSKAQLFTSWAEKYNYLTFSQVGVTQQDEHLLANIGAGQRWTVGNWLLGYNAFLDRSIDDGQQRASLGTEAWGDFLRFSANYYQPLGGWRNQSSQQQQRMARGYDITTQGYLPFYRHIGMSLSWERYLGNGVDLFNNGSRYDNPSALKFGLNYTPVPLVTLSASHKEGSGGQSQDQLGLKLNYRFGVALEQQLSASNVAKVRSLRGSRYDNVERSDTPVLEFRQRKNLSVFLATPPWQLNPGETLPLKLQVRASNAVKQVSWQGDTQALSLTPPANNSDVQGWSIIMPQWDSTPGASNEYRLSVTVEDAQQQRVTSNWITLKLAPPMTLQQTDNFDLLAPASMHL
- the cydB gene encoding cytochrome d ubiquinol oxidase subunit II; the encoded protein is MGIDLPLIWFIIIVFSIMMYVVMDGFDLGIGLLYPMVRDDHDRDVMMNTVAPVWDGNETWLVMGGAGLFGAFPLAYSVILDALAIPLTMMLIGLIFRGVAFEFRFKATVSHRPFWDLSFIGGSLLATFSQGIVLGAFLDGIPVEGRVWAGSVFDWISPFSLFCGVGLTIAYALLGCSWLIIKTEGDLLQTMRKLARPLLIALLVVMGIVSIWTPLSHQAISDRWFTQPNLWFFLPVPVLVVLVSLALWRSAWNETLHYTPFILTLALVFLGFSGLGISIWPNLIPPDISFRAASSPPQSQGFMLVGALLIIPLILVYTFWSYYVFRGKINPDHGYH